The Mycolicibacterium brumae DNA window CTCACGGCTGCGGCGGGTTCGTCGACGAAGAACTGCCATCCGGGCGGAGCCGGCGGCCAAGCCGGATCCGGCGCCCAGGCCCGGTCGGGGAACCACCCCGGCGCCGGTGGCGGCCAGCCCGGCGGGACGTTGAATCGCGTCACAACGGCATCCGCCCGGTGTTCTGCGTCCACTCGGCGATGAGTTGCTGCTCGTAGTGCTCCTGCCGCATCCGCAGATCGGTGTAGACGAGCACCTGCAGCACCCGAACCCAGGCGATCATCACTCCCAGCGCCAGCGCGAAGTACAGCACATTGAAGCCGACGAAGAACCCGCCGAACACCAGCGGGAAGACGCACACCACCCACAGCAGGTGGATCCCCAGGATCCGACCCCACGCCGGTTTCGACATCGTCGCCGACCGGCGCAACGAGTCGAACACCCCGCGGCCTTCGACCACCAGCACGATCGGCGACAGGCTGAACAGCACCCCGAACGCGAAGACGCCGAGCGCCGCCACCAGCGCCAGATAGTTCAGCATCTCCGGCGCCCCGGCCATCACCGCGGCGCCGACCGCGAACATCATCACGATGTCGGTCAGGAAGATCACCGCGTAGAACACCAGGGTCAGTCGACAGACGGCGAAGATCCGGCGCCGAGCCCGGCGCAGCACCGCGCCGAACCGGATGCCGCGGCCGCGCACCGCGTCCTCGGTGGCGCTGACCGACAGCGCGATCAGCAGCGCGTCGGCGGGCAGCCCGATCGCGGCGATCACCACGAGAAACACGACGTAGAGGATCATCATGTTCGACATCAGGTCACCGCTGAGCAGCGACCCACCGGCCAGCGACGACGCCGTGTCGAACACGAAGTGCCCGATGGCCATCGCGAAGGCGTAGACGACCAGTACGACGCCGAACAGCAGGGCCACCGGGATGCCGACCAGGGTGGGCCAGTTGCGGGCCATGATCCGCAGACTGCCGGTGAACAGCTCCGAAACGGTCATGGGCCGGAACGGGATCGGTGGCGCGGCGGGTGGCTGCGCGCCGGCGGGCGTGGGCGGCGCCAGGCGTCGACGCGTCAGCGTCTCGCGGACGTCCGGCGGCCAGCCGACCCGTTTCCGCATCGCCCACCAGCCGCCGACGCCGAAGGCCACCGCCAGCAGCATCCAGCCGAACATCGAGTCGGAGAACAACGCGGCCAGCAGGCACAGGACGGACACTCCCCACAGCGCGTGCCAGGGCCGCAGGTCGAAGATCAGCGGGCCGGCCGGGGGCTGCGGCGGCGCCGCGGGGGCGATCCGGGGCGCCGATTGCCCGGCGAAGAACAGGTCTGCCTGCCGTCGGTATTCGGCGTGCGGGTCCGTCGGCCGGGCCAGCTTCTCCGTCGGGGCAGCGAACTGCTCCGTCGGCGGGGCCAACTCTGCCGTCGGCGGGGCGAAGCGCTCCGTCAGGTGCTCGAATCGCTCGGTCGGTTGGGCCGGCCGGGCCATCCGCTGAGTGCGCGGTTCCGGTTGCGCCCGGAACGGATCCGTCGGGTCATCAGACATTGGCGCGCCTCACCTGGCCAACGGGGTGCGGTGTCGCTTGTCCCGCGCGGGCACCCCGTTGACGCCCTCGATCGAGTACGCGTAGGTCGCGACGGCGAATGCGACGGCCGGGCCGGTGATGGCCATCGCGTCCCGGTTGACCTGCTCCAGGGTGTCGGTCTTCTTGTGGTAGTTCGGGTCGAAGGCCTGGCCGGCTTTCCCGCCCCACAGCCGCGCCTGGGTCTTGGTCTTGAGTTCGTCTGCGCCGGTGGTGATTCCGCCGACCGGGACCCCGAAGTTCAGGAAGACCCGGTGGTCCGAGCGCTGGTTCAAACCCGAATCCGCGGGCCGCTTGCCGGCCAGGTTCAGGTACCCGGCCAGCGTCCGCTCGATGCCCGCGGACCCGTACGGAACGGTGTCGGGGTCCGGGTTGGCGTCGGCCGGTCCGGACAGGTCGCCGTCGTAGGTGAAGTAGCCGGCGTTCGGCGAGCCCACCATGTCGAAGTTCAGGTACAGGGCGATGTCGTTCAGCGCGTCGCGGTCCAGGCCGTACACGTAGTCGATGGAGCCCGCGGCCTGGCGCTCTTCGGCGCCCCAGAACGCGAAGCGCACCGCGTTGTTCACCGCGGGCTCCGGGCCCAGGGCCAGCGCGGTCTCCAGCACCGCGGCCACCCCGGAGCCGTTGTCGTTCATTCCGGGCCCGGCCGTGACGCTGTCGAGGTGGGCGCCGACCAGCACCACGTTCTCCGTCGACCCGGTTTTGGTCTGGGCCAACACGTTCTGTGAGGTGTGCTTGACCGACTTGCCGTCGAGCACCAGTTTCACCGGTTTCTGGGACTTGCGGGCCGCCGCGCCCGCGGAGCTGCCGATCACCGCCACCGGGATGGGCAGGCCTTCGTAGTAGTTGCGGCCGAACAGTCCTTTCGGGCTGCCGTTGCTGCCGCCATCGCTGACCACAAGGACCGCCGTCGCCCGGGCTTCCGAAGCCGCGGCGGCCTTCTCCCCGACCGAGCATCCGGTGTCGTCGACGACGGCGATCGCGCCCTTGGGGACCTTGCGGTAGTCCGCGGCCGCGCACCCGGCCGGTTTGACCGGTTGGACCACCGTCCCGGTCAACCCGCCCTTGGGAGTCGGCAGCAGCAGGGACGCCTGATCCACCTGATAGACCATGCCGGACACGGTCAGGCTCGGATCCCCGACGTCCACCGTCTCAACCCGGCTGAACTCGGGCGTGGAGACCTCGAATCCCTTGTCTCGCAGGGTGTTGACCACGTATTCGACGCTGGCCTCACCGCCCGGCGTGCCATCGGCGCGGTTGCCGCGGTTGGCCTTGGCGATCCGCGACAGCGCCTCCAGGTGCACCCACATGGCGTCGGTGGTGACCTTGGTGGCGAGCTCACCGGCCAGCGGGGTCGGCGCTTCGGGTTCGGCGTCGGTCGGCTGCTGCGAGGTGGTGCAGGCGGCCAGCAGGGCCGTCGCCGAGAGTGCCGCAAGCAGCCGGGATCCGATCACCGGATCAGGGTATTCGGCTCATGCCTCGGTTGGGTAACGGGTTGTGCCCAGTTCCGCTCAGCTGGGCGGGACGACGTGCCGGGTGCGGTCCTCGCGCGCCGGAACGCCGTTGCGCCCGCCGAGGTCCTGCGCGTAGTAACCCACGGCGTACGCCACCCCGCGGCCCTGGATGTCCATCGCGGTCTTGTTGATGTGCTCCAGGGTGTCGGAGTCCTTGTGGTAGTTCGGGTCGTAGGGCTGGCCGGCCTGCCCCTCCCACAGCTCGGCTTCCTCGCGGGTCATCTCCCCCTCGGCGCCGGAGAACAGTCCGCCCGACGGGATTCCGGCGAAGGTGAACGCGTCGTAGTCCGATCGGCCGTCGAACGAGGTGTCCCGGGATTCCTTGCCC harbors:
- a CDS encoding M28 family peptidase: MGSRLLAALSATALLAACTTSQQPTDAEPEAPTPLAGELATKVTTDAMWVHLEALSRIAKANRGNRADGTPGGEASVEYVVNTLRDKGFEVSTPEFSRVETVDVGDPSLTVSGMVYQVDQASLLLPTPKGGLTGTVVQPVKPAGCAAADYRKVPKGAIAVVDDTGCSVGEKAAAASEARATAVLVVSDGGSNGSPKGLFGRNYYEGLPIPVAVIGSSAGAAARKSQKPVKLVLDGKSVKHTSQNVLAQTKTGSTENVVLVGAHLDSVTAGPGMNDNGSGVAAVLETALALGPEPAVNNAVRFAFWGAEERQAAGSIDYVYGLDRDALNDIALYLNFDMVGSPNAGYFTYDGDLSGPADANPDPDTVPYGSAGIERTLAGYLNLAGKRPADSGLNQRSDHRVFLNFGVPVGGITTGADELKTKTQARLWGGKAGQAFDPNYHKKTDTLEQVNRDAMAITGPAVAFAVATYAYSIEGVNGVPARDKRHRTPLAR